The DNA sequence GTGGTCGTGCCCCGTGCCGACCGCTTCCCGAAACTGTGGATCGACTGGCTCCGGCTCGGGCTCGTGGTCCTGCTGGCCGTCACCGCCACCGGCGTCGTCGTCTTCCGGCAGGACCTCGGCCGGCTGGCCACCTGCAACGACGGCTGGCCAGGTACCGCCGCCTGGTCCGCCGCCGGCGAGTGCGTCGGGTTGTCCGACGGCTCGTACGCCTTCGGCCTCGACCGGTTCGCCCCGGTGCTGCAGACGATCGACCACCAGAACGACGCGGCCGCCGACAGCTGCGACCCGGACGGCACGCCGGTGACCGTCGGCGTGCTGGTGACCATGACCGACCGCTACACGGGCGGCCGCGCGGTGCACGAGCTCGAAGGCATGGCGGCGGGTCAGCGCCACGCCAACGGCACCGGCTGCGTGCACCCGATGCGGCTGGTGGTCGCGAACATCGGCGCGTACGGCCCGGACAGCGAAGGACTCGACGTCGCGCAGGCGCTAGCCGACCGGCCGGACGTCGTCGCGGTCGTCGGTATGGGCCTGAGCCAGGAACAGGCGGCCCGGACCGCGGACCTGTTCGCCGGCGCGAAGATCCCGATGGTGTCCGACGTGATCACCGCGGAGGGCTTCGACCAGACCGGCTCGCGCGAGGACCAGCCGCAGTTCGACTCGTGCGACCCGGACATCACCTACCAGCACGGGATCGGGCGGGACTACTTCTACCGCGTCGCTTACCGCAACCGGGTGCAGATCGACCGGCTCGCCGCCGTCGTGACCGCGCGGCCGGACTTCATCATGGTGCCCACCGGCGGTTCCGACCCGTACACCTGCACCGCGCTGCCGATGGTGCAGCGCCGGTTCGGCGGCGACGTCACCGAGGTGAAGTTCGACGCCGACGAGTCCACCACGGTGCTGCAGACGGCGAGGCGGATCTGCGGCACGGCCAAGGACGTCACCGTCGTGTACATCGCCCGCGGCAGTGACCTGGCCCGGCTCTTGTTCAGCCTCGACGAGGCGTTCGGCAGCGGCCAGTGCGCGGCGACGTCGGTGGCCGTGGTGAGCACCTCGGACGGCCAGCGGCTCCGCGCGGTCGAGGACAACCCGATGCTGGAGGACCTGCGGGTCCGCGCCCTGCGGTCGGCGAGCTTCGCCACCGGCAAGGTGCGCCTGCTCACGACGCTCGTCTCGGGCGCCGACAAGAAGCGCCCGGACAACCCCGGGTTCGCCGATCTGGAGGAGTCGTTCACCGGCGCCGGGTTCGACCTGGCGGACATCGACGACGGCTGGGCGGTCAACGCCTACGACTCGACGGTCACGGTGTCCGAAGCCCTGCGCACCCTCCCGGCCGCGAAACCGGTCCAGCGCAGCCAGGTGAACACGGCGATCAGCGGCTTCTCCGCGGCGGGCCAAGCGGTCCGCGGCGCGGGCGGCATGATCACGTTCGACAACAGCGGCAACCGGGCCGACGCCGGCCCGCCCGTGGTCCGGGTCTGCCCCCTGCAACCGGCGACCGGATCCCGCCCGGCCCGCACCACAAGCGTGCCGGCGGGCCCGGGAGACCCGGCGACCTGCTGACCGGAGACGCGCCGCCGGTTTCCCGCCGGCGGGACACGAGCTACGCGGGTCCGCCGCTCACCGCACCTCGAACCCGTTGGCCTCGGCTGCCTCCGCTTGGCGGTCGTCCCTGGTCACGAAGGTCACCGGCGCGCCGCCGGTCAGCTCCGCCGTGCCGTGCATCGCGACCGCGATGTGGATCGCGGCGAGAGTGGACACCGGGCTCCCGATCACCGTCCGCCGAGCCGCGGCGAAGACACGCGGATTCAGCGGGACGACTCCCAGCACCGTCCGCGAATCCTCGTCGAACTGACGGAGGAGACTTGTCATGCCGGGCTTGGCCGCGGTGATCGCGCCGGCCAGTTCCAGCCGGGTGAGTTCGCTGGTCAGGACGAAGTGCCCGCCATCGATGAGCAGTTCTCGCAGCTCGGCGTGGCCGGGCTCGTCGGCGAGATAGGCCGCGAACAAGGCGGTCGGGTCAGCGTAGAAGATCGTCACCGGTCACCCCTCGTGCAGCGGATCGGACCCCAGCCACGCGAGAGTTCCTCCAGCTTGTCGTGTCCAGGCGCGTCGTTCTCGGGCACAAAAGTGATCAGCTTGCCTTCGACGACCAGGCGTTTCCGCCGTTCGAGCGGGCTCTCGACCTGCGCCACCACCACTCGCAAGGCCTCGGTGACCAGGTCGTTCATGCTGCGCCCCTCGGCCTCGGCTCTCGCCTTCAGCTATCACTGTTCAGACCATGCAACAGAAAGGCCGCCCCGGACACGTCCGGGGCGGCCTGACCTGCAAGAACGAAAAACTCAGTACCGGTAGTGGTCCGCCTTGAACGGGCCTTCGACGTCGACGTCGATGTACTCGGCCTGTTCCTTGGTGAGCTTGGTCAGCTCACCACCCAGCGCGTCGAGGTGGATCTTCGCGACCTTCTCGTCGAGCTTCTTGGGGAGGCGGAAGACCTCCTTGTCGTACTCCTCGTGCTTGGTGAACAGCTCGACCTGCGCGATCACCTGGTTGGAGAAGCTGTTCGACATCACGAACGACGGGTGGCCGGTCGCGTTGCCCAGGTTGAGCAGGCGGCCCTCGGACAGCACGATGATCGTGTTGCCGTTCGGGAAGATCCACTCGTCGACCTGCGGCTTGATGGTGATGCGCCGGATGCCCGGGTAGCGCTGCAGGCCGGCCATGTCGAGCTCGTTGTCGAAGTGGCCGATGTTGCCCAGGATCGCCTGGTGCTTCATCTTCGCCATGTCCTCGACCAGCACGACGTCCTTGTTGCCGGTCGTCGTGATCACGATGTCGGCGTTGGGCAGCGCGTTCTTCAGCGTCTGGACCTGGTAACCGTCCATCGCCGCCTGCAGCGCGCAGATCGGGTCGATCTCGGTGACGATCACGCGGGCACCCTGGCCGCGCAGCGACTCCGCCGCGCCCTTGCCGACGTCGCCGTAACCGCAGACGACCGCGACCTTGCCGCCGATGAGGACGTCGGTGCCGCGGTTGATGCCGTCGATCAGGGAGTGGCGGATGCCGTAGCGGTTGTCGAACTTCGACTTCGTCACGGCGTCGTTGACGTTGATCGCCGGGAACAGCAGCTCACCGGCCGCGGCCAGCTGGTACAGCCGCAGCACGCCGGTGGTGGTCTCCTCGGTGACGCCGCGGATGCCCTCGCCGATCTTCGTCCACTTGCCGGTGTCCGAGGCGACCGACGCCTTCAGCAGCTCGAGGAACACGCGGAACTCGTCCGAGGTGTTCTCGTCCGGGGCCGGCACGACGCCCGACTTCTCGAACTCGGTGCCCTTGTGGACCAGCATGGTGGCGTCGCCACCGTCGTCGAGGATCATGTTGGGACCCTCGCCGTCCCAGGTGAGCATCCGCTCGGTGCACCACCAGTACTCCTCGAGCGACTCGCCCTTCCAGGCGAAGACCGGGACACCCTTGGGCTCCTCGGCCGTGCCGTTCGGGCCGATGACGACCGCGGCGGCCGCGTGGTCCTGCGTCGAGAAGATGTTGCAGGACGCCCAGCGCACCTCGGCACCGAGCGACACCAGCGTCTCGATGAGGACGGCGGTCTGGACCGTCATGTGCAGGGAACCGGAGACCCGCGCCCCGCGCAGGGGGTAGACCTCCGCGTATTCGCGCCGCAGCGCCATCAGTCCCGGCATCTCGTGCTCGGCGAGGCGGATCTCCTTGCGGCCGAACTCGGCGGCCTCGAGGTCGGCGACGGCGAACTCGATGCCGTTGCGGGTCTCGTGCCGCTTGGCAACGCTTTCGGGGGTCATAGTGGCGATT is a window from the Amycolatopsis sp. NBC_00355 genome containing:
- a CDS encoding type II toxin-antitoxin system VapC family toxin, with protein sequence MTIFYADPTALFAAYLADEPGHAELRELLIDGGHFVLTSELTRLELAGAITAAKPGMTSLLRQFDEDSRTVLGVVPLNPRVFAAARRTVIGSPVSTLAAIHIAVAMHGTAELTGGAPVTFVTRDDRQAEAAEANGFEVR
- a CDS encoding ABC transporter substrate-binding protein — its product is MPSRYRWVVVPRADRFPKLWIDWLRLGLVVLLAVTATGVVVFRQDLGRLATCNDGWPGTAAWSAAGECVGLSDGSYAFGLDRFAPVLQTIDHQNDAAADSCDPDGTPVTVGVLVTMTDRYTGGRAVHELEGMAAGQRHANGTGCVHPMRLVVANIGAYGPDSEGLDVAQALADRPDVVAVVGMGLSQEQAARTADLFAGAKIPMVSDVITAEGFDQTGSREDQPQFDSCDPDITYQHGIGRDYFYRVAYRNRVQIDRLAAVVTARPDFIMVPTGGSDPYTCTALPMVQRRFGGDVTEVKFDADESTTVLQTARRICGTAKDVTVVYIARGSDLARLLFSLDEAFGSGQCAATSVAVVSTSDGQRLRAVEDNPMLEDLRVRALRSASFATGKVRLLTTLVSGADKKRPDNPGFADLEESFTGAGFDLADIDDGWAVNAYDSTVTVSEALRTLPAAKPVQRSQVNTAISGFSAAGQAVRGAGGMITFDNSGNRADAGPPVVRVCPLQPATGSRPARTTSVPAGPGDPATC
- the ahcY gene encoding adenosylhomocysteinase: MTPESVAKRHETRNGIEFAVADLEAAEFGRKEIRLAEHEMPGLMALRREYAEVYPLRGARVSGSLHMTVQTAVLIETLVSLGAEVRWASCNIFSTQDHAAAAVVIGPNGTAEEPKGVPVFAWKGESLEEYWWCTERMLTWDGEGPNMILDDGGDATMLVHKGTEFEKSGVVPAPDENTSDEFRVFLELLKASVASDTGKWTKIGEGIRGVTEETTTGVLRLYQLAAAGELLFPAINVNDAVTKSKFDNRYGIRHSLIDGINRGTDVLIGGKVAVVCGYGDVGKGAAESLRGQGARVIVTEIDPICALQAAMDGYQVQTLKNALPNADIVITTTGNKDVVLVEDMAKMKHQAILGNIGHFDNELDMAGLQRYPGIRRITIKPQVDEWIFPNGNTIIVLSEGRLLNLGNATGHPSFVMSNSFSNQVIAQVELFTKHEEYDKEVFRLPKKLDEKVAKIHLDALGGELTKLTKEQAEYIDVDVEGPFKADHYRY